The following are encoded together in the uncultured Fretibacterium sp. genome:
- a CDS encoding dihydroorotate dehydrogenase electron transfer subunit, which yields MPQVLSNRRISRDFYLMRVAQPNDARMGQFCMLRAWGRYPLLSRPVSVFDADAETLSFLYRVVGEGTDLLSRCREGDAVETGRVLGNTFPLVSGRVALVGGGAGIAPLYLAARTLGAYGPATAVDLFLGFSDEVLLAEEYRAVGDRTTVKVGGFITDEIEPGDYDCVLTCGPEVMMRALYGKCRASGTKLYVSLEKRMACGLGACLACSCGTTRGRRKVCTDGPVFPAEEVF from the coding sequence GTGCCCCAGGTGCTGTCGAACAGACGAATTTCCCGGGACTTTTATCTGATGCGGGTGGCCCAGCCGAACGACGCCCGAATGGGGCAGTTCTGCATGCTGCGCGCCTGGGGCCGCTATCCCCTTCTCTCGCGTCCCGTCAGCGTCTTCGACGCCGACGCCGAAACGCTGAGCTTCCTGTACCGGGTGGTCGGCGAGGGCACGGACCTGCTCTCGCGGTGCCGGGAGGGGGACGCGGTCGAGACCGGCCGGGTCCTGGGCAACACCTTTCCCCTCGTCTCGGGAAGGGTCGCCCTGGTGGGCGGCGGGGCCGGCATCGCCCCCCTGTACCTCGCCGCGAGGACCCTTGGGGCATACGGTCCGGCGACGGCCGTCGACCTCTTCCTCGGCTTCAGCGACGAGGTCCTGCTGGCCGAGGAGTACCGCGCCGTCGGCGACAGGACCACGGTGAAGGTCGGGGGCTTCATCACGGACGAGATCGAGCCCGGAGACTACGACTGCGTCCTGACCTGCGGCCCGGAGGTCATGATGAGGGCACTTTACGGCAAATGCCGCGCCTCCGGGACAAAGCTCTACGTCAGCCTGGAGAAGCGGATGGCCTGCGGCCTCGGCGCGTGCCTCGCCTGCAGCTGCGGGACGACGAGGGGACGCAGGAAGGTCTGCACGGACGGCCCCGTCTTCCCCGCAGAGGAGGTGTTCTGA